In Brevibacillus brevis NBRC 100599, a single genomic region encodes these proteins:
- a CDS encoding ABC transporter ATP-binding protein, which yields MADHLLQVENLRVHFKTYGGEVQAVRGVTFHVDRGETLAVVGESGCGKSVTAQAIMGLIPNPPGRIVDGQIRFDGKVITGMSKKELLSVRGAEIGMVFQDPMTALNPTMRVGAQIVEGFVRTQQVSKEEARKKAMEMLRLVGIPDPEKRVDQYPHEFSGGMRQRVVIAIALANNPKLVIADEPTTALDVTIQAQILDLLRELQEKQQLSIVMITHDLGVVAEIAHRAVVMYAGIVVETGKVEDIFANPKHPYTWGLMRSLPRIDGVEKERLVPIEGTPPDLFHPPKGCPFAPRCQFAMEICEQQMPDASTFTEGHQAACWLHDPRAPKLEELVAVGRQT from the coding sequence ATGGCAGATCATTTGCTACAAGTAGAAAACCTCCGCGTACATTTCAAAACGTACGGTGGAGAGGTACAGGCTGTACGGGGAGTTACCTTTCATGTTGATCGTGGCGAGACGCTTGCGGTAGTGGGAGAGAGCGGTTGTGGAAAGAGTGTAACCGCCCAAGCGATCATGGGCTTGATCCCGAACCCGCCGGGAAGAATCGTGGATGGTCAGATTCGTTTTGACGGAAAAGTCATCACGGGGATGAGTAAGAAGGAATTGCTATCGGTTCGTGGAGCTGAGATCGGGATGGTCTTCCAGGACCCGATGACGGCACTGAATCCGACGATGAGGGTCGGCGCCCAAATCGTCGAGGGATTTGTTCGTACTCAGCAGGTTAGCAAAGAAGAGGCACGTAAAAAAGCGATGGAGATGCTGCGATTGGTCGGTATCCCCGATCCGGAAAAACGAGTGGATCAATACCCGCATGAGTTTTCCGGGGGAATGCGGCAACGTGTCGTCATCGCGATTGCACTCGCCAATAATCCAAAGCTCGTCATTGCAGATGAACCGACGACAGCATTGGATGTAACGATTCAAGCACAAATCTTGGACTTGCTCCGAGAATTACAGGAAAAGCAGCAACTCTCCATCGTGATGATTACACATGACTTGGGTGTCGTAGCCGAAATCGCGCACCGGGCCGTGGTTATGTATGCAGGAATTGTGGTGGAAACAGGCAAGGTAGAGGATATTTTCGCAAATCCGAAGCATCCGTACACATGGGGCTTGATGCGCTCCCTGCCGCGGATCGATGGCGTGGAAAAGGAACGACTGGTACCGATTGAGGGAACACCGCCGGATTTATTCCACCCGCCAAAAGGGTGTCCGTTCGCTCCACGTTGTCAGTTTGCGATGGAAATATGCGAGCAGCAAATGCCGGACGCTTCCACATTCACTGAGGGTCACCAAGCTGCATGCTGGCTACATGATCCACGGGCACCGAAGCTGGAAGAACTGGTGGCAGTAGGGAGGCAGACGTAG
- a CDS encoding ABC transporter ATP-binding protein, with the protein MSQALVEVKNLKKHFEIGNGISLKAVDGVTFTIHRGETLGLVGESGCGKSTLGRTMIRLYENTDGEVLFKGKNAHRLKGKEAEQFHRDVQMIFQDPQASLNPRMTVMDIIAEGLDIHGLSRGARADRVKELLELVGLSKEHANRFPHEFSGGQRQRIGIARALAVEPEFIIADEPISALDVSIQAQVVNLLEDLQQDRGLTYLFIAHDLSMVKHISTRIGVMYLGKMVEMANSFELYAKPLHPYTQALLSSIPIPDPTIKRERIILQGDLPSPANAPSGCVFRTRCPKAMEQCAAQIPEWQEAAPNHWVACHLYQ; encoded by the coding sequence ATGAGCCAAGCGTTGGTTGAAGTCAAAAATCTAAAAAAGCATTTTGAGATAGGGAATGGAATTTCGCTAAAGGCAGTCGACGGCGTGACCTTCACCATTCATCGCGGTGAGACGCTCGGACTAGTAGGCGAGAGCGGCTGCGGTAAGTCGACGTTGGGCAGAACGATGATTCGCCTCTATGAAAATACAGATGGAGAAGTTTTGTTCAAAGGCAAAAATGCACATCGCTTAAAAGGAAAAGAGGCAGAGCAGTTCCACCGCGACGTCCAAATGATTTTTCAAGACCCGCAAGCAAGTCTGAATCCGCGCATGACCGTCATGGACATTATTGCGGAGGGCCTGGATATTCACGGCTTGTCCCGTGGTGCAAGAGCGGATCGGGTCAAAGAATTGTTGGAGCTGGTTGGTTTGTCCAAGGAACATGCGAACCGATTCCCTCATGAATTCAGTGGAGGCCAAAGGCAGCGGATCGGGATTGCCCGAGCACTTGCGGTCGAGCCGGAATTTATCATCGCGGATGAACCGATTTCGGCGCTTGATGTGTCGATTCAAGCGCAGGTTGTGAATCTACTGGAAGACTTGCAGCAGGACAGGGGTCTGACTTACTTGTTTATCGCCCACGATCTGTCTATGGTGAAGCATATTTCCACTCGAATCGGAGTGATGTACCTCGGCAAAATGGTAGAAATGGCAAACAGCTTCGAGCTGTACGCAAAGCCACTTCATCCATATACACAAGCGTTACTGTCCTCCATTCCGATTCCTGATCCGACAATCAAGCGGGAGCGCATCATCTTGCAGGGCGATTTGCCGAGTCCTGCCAATGCTCCAAGCGGTTGTGTTTTCCGAACAAGATGCCCAAAGGCCATGGAGCAATGCGCGGCACAGATTCCTGAATGGCAGGAAGCCGCACCAAACCATTGGGTCGCTTGTCATCTCTATCAGTAG
- a CDS encoding ABC transporter permease — MAVDQSVNELFRPRAQKADGQIAQMRPSLTHFQQVARKLVRNKLAMVGLTLIVMLIAMAIIGPHLVPYSYSDQSLLNANQEISSEHWFGTDELGRDMFSRTWYGARISLIIGISAALIDLVIGVTVGGIAGYMAGRGKKGDRIDTIIMRLIEVLYGLPYLLVVIMLMVVMEPGIVTIIIALSATGWVGMARLVRGQILQLKNQEFIMAAQVLGAKFPRILLRHLIPNTIGVIIVNLTFTIPSAIFAESFLSFLGLGVQAPIASWGTMTNDALGVILTGDWWRLFFPALMISLTMFAFNVFGDGLQDALDPRIRE, encoded by the coding sequence ATGGCGGTAGATCAATCAGTAAATGAGTTGTTTCGACCTAGAGCTCAAAAAGCAGATGGACAGATCGCCCAGATGCGACCGAGCCTGACTCATTTTCAACAAGTAGCGAGAAAGCTCGTTAGAAACAAGCTGGCCATGGTGGGTTTGACCCTGATTGTTATGCTGATAGCCATGGCGATCATTGGTCCACATCTCGTTCCGTATAGCTATTCCGATCAGAGTCTCTTGAATGCGAATCAGGAAATTTCGAGCGAGCATTGGTTCGGAACAGATGAGCTGGGGCGCGACATGTTTTCACGAACATGGTACGGAGCGCGGATTTCACTGATTATCGGAATATCGGCAGCGTTAATTGACTTGGTCATCGGAGTGACCGTCGGCGGTATTGCCGGATACATGGCCGGTCGAGGCAAAAAGGGAGACCGAATCGATACCATCATCATGCGATTGATCGAGGTCTTATACGGATTGCCATATCTGCTCGTGGTGATCATGCTGATGGTTGTCATGGAGCCTGGAATTGTTACCATTATCATCGCATTGTCCGCAACCGGTTGGGTAGGGATGGCTCGTCTCGTTCGGGGACAAATCCTGCAATTGAAAAACCAGGAGTTCATCATGGCAGCGCAGGTGCTGGGCGCCAAATTCCCTCGCATTTTGTTGCGCCACCTGATTCCGAATACCATTGGAGTCATTATCGTGAACTTGACGTTTACCATTCCGTCGGCGATATTTGCAGAATCTTTCCTCAGCTTTCTGGGATTGGGTGTGCAAGCGCCAATCGCTAGCTGGGGCACGATGACCAACGATGCACTCGGCGTCATTTTGACAGGGGATTGGTGGAGACTTTTCTTCCCGGCCTTGATGATTTCTTTGACAATGTTTGCCTTCAACGTTTTCGGTGATGGCTTGCAGGACGCATTGGACCCAAGAATTCGCGAGTAA
- a CDS encoding ABC transporter permease, translated as MSRYLLKRILMMVLTLWIIVTLTFSLMHMIPGDPFASESDQLPEQILLNLRAKYNLDEPLPMQYLLYLKSLVMLDLGPSIKSETRGVNDMIKDGFGASAMIGLQAIAVALFFGLLFGTIAALNRNTWIDYAAMVLAVLGIAVPSFIMAPLLINYLAIKWPLFPVATLASWKHSVLPSLALAFGPLAIITRYMRTSMIDVMNQNYIRTAEAKGIPTFLIVIKHGIRNAILPIVTFMGPLIAGLLTGTFVVEKIFAVPGIGKYFVDGIFNRDYPVILGTTVFYSAILVLIIFLIDLAYIFIDPRIKLSSRGR; from the coding sequence ATGTCGCGTTATTTACTCAAAAGAATTCTGATGATGGTACTCACCTTGTGGATTATTGTAACGTTGACTTTTAGCTTGATGCATATGATCCCTGGTGATCCATTCGCGTCGGAGTCAGATCAGTTGCCCGAGCAAATATTGCTCAATCTGCGTGCCAAATACAATTTGGATGAACCGCTGCCGATGCAGTATTTGCTTTATCTAAAAAGTTTGGTCATGCTCGATTTAGGACCTTCTATTAAGTCGGAGACACGCGGTGTCAATGATATGATCAAAGATGGCTTCGGAGCATCTGCAATGATTGGTTTGCAGGCGATAGCGGTTGCCCTTTTTTTCGGACTTTTATTCGGAACAATTGCGGCATTAAACCGAAATACCTGGATTGATTATGCGGCAATGGTCTTGGCTGTATTAGGAATTGCTGTACCTAGCTTTATCATGGCGCCATTGCTCATTAATTACTTGGCAATTAAATGGCCGTTATTCCCAGTAGCTACGCTTGCCAGCTGGAAACACTCGGTTCTGCCTTCACTCGCACTTGCTTTTGGACCTTTAGCCATCATTACACGCTATATGCGTACGAGCATGATCGACGTGATGAATCAGAATTACATACGGACCGCTGAGGCGAAAGGAATTCCGACTTTTCTGATAGTGATCAAGCACGGAATCCGCAACGCGATTTTGCCGATCGTCACGTTTATGGGACCGCTTATCGCGGGGTTGTTAACCGGAACGTTTGTTGTCGAAAAGATTTTTGCGGTACCAGGGATCGGCAAATACTTCGTCGATGGCATTTTCAATCGAGATTATCCCGTTATTCTAGGAACGACAGTATTCTACAGTGCCATCTTGGTACTCATTATCTTCTTGATTGATCTGGCCTATATATTCATCGATCCACGAATCAAACTATCGAGCAGGGGGAGGTAG